GTGGTTCGACGTGCGTATTTCTTCTTTGCGCGATCAGCATAGCAAAACTGCCGGACATTTGGTTCTGATTCGCGATAGTACGGAACGCCATTGGGCGGAACAAGCCCGCCAAGAAAGTGAAACCAGTTATCGCGGACTGTTCAACAGCGTCGCGGAAGCGATTTACATCCAAGACCGCGAAGGACACTTTCTCGATGTCAACGACGGCGCGCTCGCGATGTACGGGTACCCGCGCGAATTCCTCATCGGTCAGACACCGGCGGTCGTCGCCGCGCCCGGGAAAAACGACTTGGAGGAAATTCGTCGCCTGGTCGAGCGCGCGTTTGAGGGCGAGCCGCAACAGTTTGAATTCTGGGGCATACGGCGCAACGGCGAGATTTTTCCCAAACACGTGCGGCTTTACCCGGGAACGTATTTTGGTCAAGCCGTGGTCATCGCGCTCGCACAAGATATTACCGAACGCAAACGCGCCGAAGAAACGCTCGTCGAAACGAACGTACGCCTCAAACAACAGATCGAAGAAATCAGCCGCTTGCACACCGAGTTGCGCGCGCTCGCCATCCGGGATCCGCTCACCCAGTTATTCAATCGCCTTTATCTCAACGAAACCTTGCCGCGCGAATTGGCGCGCGCCGCGCGCGGGGGCTATTCGCTCGGCATCTTGATGATGGATGTGGATCATTTCAAGGACATCAACGACACGTTCGGTCACGAAGCCGGCGATGAAGCGCTCCGCACCTTGGCGACGAACATCGTCACTCAGGTGCGCGCGAGCGACATCGTTTGTCGTTACGGCGGCGAAGAACTGGTTTGCGTATTGATCAACGCCTCGCCCGACTATACCCGGCAACGCGCCGAGGAAATTCGCGCGTCGATCGCGGCGCTGCCGATCATTCGCGCGGAACCTTCCGCGTGCGTGACGCTCTCGATTGGCGTCGCGATGTTTCCCGATCACGGCGCGACGCTCAAGGACATCTTGCGCGCGGCAGACGACGCGCTTTACGCCGCGAAAGCCGCGGGGCGCAATATCGTGATGATGGCGCGCTAACACGCCCGCGACATTCCAGGTTCGTCGAGTCGGGGCGTTCCGCGGAACGCCCCGATTGCATTACGCGATTTTTGACGTACCGCTTTCCTATGCTATACTCGCCCAGTGGAAAATTTCACGCACGAGAGGTACACGACTTGAAGAAACTTGTCTTGCTAACACTGCTTGCGATGTATGCAACATCATGCAGTGCGCCAACTCCGACCGCGCCCGCACCGACCGCGATTGCTATCGCCCCCGGCGGCGTCGCGGCGAACACACCAACCGCACGACCCTCAGCGACCGCAACCGAGATCGCGCCAACCGCGACCAACGCGCCCAGCGCGACTCCAACGCTCGAACCAACTCCGACCACGACAAATACGCCGATTCCAACTGCGACGCTCACCCCAACACCACTGCCGGTGCGCGAGGTCGCGCAATGCGCCGAGATTTGGCAACCCGGTTACTACAAACTTGTCGCGGATATTAAAACCTCCGGCACGCGGGATTGTTTTCCAATTCAAAGTCACAACGTCATCTTTGATTGCAACAATCACGTCATCGAGGGCAAAGAAGCGCGCAAGGATAAAAAGTACGAGTTCTACGGATTCTTTGTCCGCAAATTCAATTTCCCGTTTCTCGAAACGCCCACGAACATCGAAATCAAGAATTGCAAGATTCGTTATCTCCGCACCGGCATTTTTGTCGGCGGCGGCAACAACGTGTACATTCACGACAACGATCTCTCGAACAATCGCGACGATACGGATGAACGGCGGTATGGCGTGTTCCTGGGTCAAGCCGACGCCGGCGGTTTGCGCCTCGACACGGTGAACGGCGGCATCGTCGAAAAGAACATTACGAACAATCAAGCCATCGGCATTGACGTGCGCGACAGCCAGAACGTCATCGTACGCAATAACACTGCGGCGGTGAACTCGGCATGGGGCATCAACTTTATCAACGTGCAGAATAGCGAAATTTCCGGGAACACGTTGCGCGATAACATTCGGTGGTGCACCTGGGGCGCGGGCACGGTCGCGCCGGGCTGCGACGCGGGTGGCATCATTCTGCAAACCGGCTCGAGCAACAATGTCGTGCGCGGCAATCTCGTCGAGGGTGAGAACGGCAACGGCATCTTCATCAAAGCGCACGCCGTCCCATGCGGCGACAATAATGTCATCGAAGGCAATCGCATTCTCAACGCGAAATGGAACGCGATCGAGTTTTCGTTCTGCAAAGGGAACAAGGTCATCGGCAACGAAATCTCCGGCTCGTACGATGCGGTATGGTTTGGTTTTTCGGACGGCACTGAGATTCGCAACAACATCATCACGAACATGACGAATCACGGCATCATTTCGTACAACAGCCGCAACACGACGGTGGCGAACAACACGATTGTCAACAGTCGCGAAGGCATTTACTTTTACTGGGATACCTGGGACGCAAAACAATTTTTTTTCCTCACGCCGTCGCCGGATCGGTACGCCTCGCGCAACAATCTGATTGCGAATAACACGCTTCACGATAATGCGGTTGCCGGCATTCGCATGCAAGATTCGGTCAACAATCGCCTGGAAAGCAACGTGCTGTTTCGCAATGGACGCGATTTCCAGTTCATGGGGCGCGCCGAAGGCAATGTGATTATCACGCCCACGCCGCCGCCCACGCCGACCGCCACCGCGACGTTCACGCCGACGCTCATTCCCTCGGCGACGACTGCGCCCACCTTGACCGCCACGCCAACGCTAACGCCGACGAACACGCTCGCGCCGCCAACTGCAACCAAGCCAGCCGGCGTCACGCCATCGCCAACGATCAAACGCTAACGAACACAGGGGCAAGGGACAAACCTTGCCCCTGGTTTTACCCATCTTTTCATTGCGCGCGAGTTGTGGTATAATCCTTGTGTAACCGTAGTTTACTAACCACGCGTAAGATACCGACAGGGTTTGTCGGCAACCAGGAGGATCCGGTGAGTCTTTCATCTACCCAACTCAGTCGTGTGCTCTTTTTGATCGCACTCGTCGCCTTGGCGCTCGCCTTCGTGCCCGCGCTCATCACCGCCGCGCCGTCCGAACAACAACCCGGCTCCGGCGGGCAGTACATTTACATCGTGCAACCGCACGACACGCTCTACTCGATCTCGCGCCGATTCAACACTACCGTTCCCGCGTTAATGACCGCGAACAATCTCCTATCCGAGTACATCTACGTCGGGCAACGCCTGATCATTCCCACTGTGCCCGTCACGCCGCCGGCGCCGCCGCCGGATTTCGCGTGCAAGTACACCGTCGCCGCCAAGGACACGGTCTTTTCGATTGCGTACCGCTATCAAGTCAAGTGGTATCAATTGATGCAGGCGAACTATCTGTACAGTCCACTCATCTTTGTCGGACAAACGCTGAACGTACCATGTCGCACGCCTCAACCCGCGCCGTTCCCCATCTACACCGTCGTCGCCGGTGACAACTTGTTCCGCATCGCGGTCAAGTACGAAACTTCGATTTACGCGATTGCGCTCGTCAACGGCATCCACAATCCGCATTTGATCTACGTCGGACAAAATCTGGTTGTGCCTTACACCGGCACCGTCAAGTATCCGCCGATTCCCACGATTACACCGACCGGCACCCCAGGCACACCGACCCCGACCATCACACCGGGCGGACCGACGCTCACGCCGACACCGACAACCACGACGGGTGCGCCTGCCGTCGTGATTATGCAAAACATTGCCTTCCTCCCACCCCTGGTTACGATTCAGCGCGGCGCAAGCGTGCGTTGGGAAAATCGCGATTCCGTCGCGCACACGGTAACGAGCGGCACGCCTGGGAATCTGACCGGATTCTTCCGCGCGAACCTTTCGCCGGGTCAAGTGTTCACGTACACATTTGGCACGCCGGGAACGTATCCGTACTTTTGCGAGATTCACGGCGCGCAGATGACGGCGTCCGTGACTGTCCAATAAGATTAACCGCTTGGCGAGAAGCCAGGTTCCCCCGAAAGGGAGAAACCTGGCTTCTTTCTTGCTCGCCAATCGGAAAAACGCGTCGGATTTTTTCGGCGCATTTTTTATTGTGTTTTCGCGATGATGTGATATAATCGTGTTGCGTGTTCGGTTAAACCACCATTCAGACGAAGGAGGAAGATGCAATGACGCATTCAATCAACCGAGTCGCGGTGATCGGTTCGGGCGCGATGGGCGGCGCAATTGCCGCGCATTTTGCCAACGCCGGGTACGATGCGATTCTACTCGACATCGTACCGAACAAACTGACATCCGACGAAGAGAGCAAAGGTCTCACGCTCGCTCACCCCGCCGTTCGCAACCGCATCGTCAACGCGGGTCTCGATGCGGTCAAGAAATCTCGCCCCGCCGCCCTGTTCGCTCCCCAGCTCGCCGACCGGATTACGGTCGGTAACCTCGAAGACCATTTCGATTTACTGCGCGATGCCGATTGGATTATTGAAGTCGTCGTCGAACATCTCAAGATCAAACAAGATTTGATGGCGCGCATTGATGCTATCCGCAAACTGAACAGCATCATCTCGACCAACACGTCCGGCATTCCGATCAAAGACATTTCCGCCAACTGTTCCGAATCCTTCAAGCAACATTTCATCGGCACACACTTTTTCAATCCGCCGCGCTATTTGAAATTGCTCGAAGTGATCCCAGGACCCGAAACTCTGCCCGAGGTCATCGCGTTCGTCAAGGAATTTGGCGAAACCGCGCTGGGCAAAGGCGTCGTCGTCTGCAAAGATCGCCCCAACTTTGTCGGCAATCGTTTGTTCGCGTACGCCGGGATGTACGCGATGCAGTACGCGTTCGATCATGGTTACGCGGTGAATGAAGTAGACGATTTGACCGGACCGATCATCGGGCATCCCAAGACCGCGTCGTTTCGCCTCGCCGATCTGGTCGGCAACGACGTGCTCTTGCACGTCGCGAGCAACCTGTACGCCGCCGTGCCGGACGACGAATCGCGCGAGCACTTGAAGCCGCCGGAATTTTTGGGCGAGATGGTCAAGCGCGGCTGGCTTGGCAACAAAGCGAAAGGCGGATTCTACAAAGAAGTTCGCACCAAAGCGGGCAAGGAATTTCACGCGCTCGATTTGAAAACGTTCGAGTACAAGCCCGCCGAAAAAATCTTTTACGATTCGACGACGAACGCGGAGATGTACGACACGCTCGGCGAACGCCTGCGCTTCATCATCGCGCAAGAGGATCGCGGCGCACAATTTATCTGGGACACGACCGCGCACTATCTCGCGTACGCGGCGAATCGCATTCCCGAAATCGCGGACGACATTGTGTCGGTGGACAATGCGATTCGCTGGGGTTTCGCGCACGAGACCGGTCCGTTCGAAACCTGGGACGCACTCGGCGTCGCCGACACCGTCGCGCGGATGGAACGCGAAGGCATCCAGGTCGCGGCGTGGGTGAAAGAGATGCTCGCAACTGGGCATCCCAGTTTTTACAAAGACGGTCAGTACTACGATCCGAAATCAAGAGGGTACTGCCCACTGCCGACGAATCCCAAAGTGGTTTTGTTGCGGAATCAAAACGTCATTCAACAAAACGACGGCGCGTCGTTGATTGACCTCGGCGATGGCGTCGCGTGTCTCGAATTCCATACCAAGATGAACGCGCTCGACGAGAGCATCATCGAAATCGCGCAAGCCGCGCTCGACGAGGTGAACCAGAATTTCGCCGGCTTGGTGATCGGCAATCAGGGCGAACATTTCTGCGCGGGCGCAAACGTGATGATGATCGGACTTGCGGCGAACGACCAAAAGTGGGATGAGATTGATCGCATCGCGCGCGCGCTGCAAGGATTCTTGATGGCAACACGGTACAGCGCCAAGCCCGTGGTGACCGCACCATTCGGTTACACCTTTGGCGGCGGCGCTGAAGTCGCGATGCAAGGCGCGCGTACAGTCGCGCACGGTGAACTGTACATCGGTCTCGTCGAAGTCGGGATGGGTTTGATTCCGGCGGGCGGCGGTTGCAAGGAATTGTTGCGCCGCATCGTCGCGCCGGCGATGCAAACGCCAAACGTGGACCCGCTTCCCTTTTTGCAACGCGTCTTTGAAACGATTGGCATGGCAAAGGTCGCGACGAGCGCGGAGGAAGCGCGGCAGATGGGCTTTCTCGGCGCGACCGACCGCATCGTGATGAGCCGCGATCAACAAATCGCGGAAGCGAAACGCATGGTGCTCGAACTCGTCGCGCACGGGTATCGTCCGCCGATGCGCGGTAAAATCATTTACGCCGCGGGCGAACGAATGCTCGCCGCGCTACGCATCGGCATTTACTCGATGGTAAAGGGCAAGTACATCTCGGAACACGACGCCAAGATCGGCGAGAAACTCGCGTACGTCTTGTGCGGCGGCAGTCTCACCGCGCCGACCTGGGTGGACGAACAGTACATCCTCGATCTCGAACGCGAGGCATTCATCTCGCTGTGCGGCGAAGAGAAAACGCGCGAGCGGATTTGGCATTTCTTGAGTACGGGCAAGCCGTTGAGGAATTAGAAATTGCGAATTGCGAATTGCGAATTAGGAATTGCACTATATCACTCACGGAGGAACAAAATGGGAACTCGACCGACTTCGTTTGAAACATGGCAAGCAACAATTCCACAACGCATTCGCAAGAATCCGCTTTGGAATTTTGTCGCGTATCCCAAGGCGCTGTTCATGTACGATCTCGTGTGGTTCGACTGCGAAAAGTTGGAGAAAGAGCGACGCGGGCGCGCCATCGAGGAGCAAATCATTCGCAGCGCTGGTTCGATCAGTGCGAACATCGAGGAAGGGTATGGACGGGGACTGGGAGCCGATTACGCACGATTCTTGAAATTTGCGCTTGGCTCGGCGCGCGAGACTCAGGGCTGGTATCTACGCGCGCGGCATTTACTGACCGATAAAGTGCTTGACCATCGTCTCGCCTTGCTCGATGAGATCATCGCGTTACTGGTAACCACTATCGCACAACAAAAATCAAAACGAACAAAATAAGAATATCAAATTGCGATAATCAAATTGCGAACATTTTTTATTCGCAATTCCTAATTCGCAATTTGCAATTGGAGGCAACATGCGTGAAGCAGTAATCGTTTCCGTCGCCCGCACCGCGGTCGGCAAAGCGCCGCGCGGCAAACTGCGGACGACACGACCTGAAGATATGGGCGCGGCAGTGGTCAACGCCGCATTGCAACGCGCACCGGCGCTCAAACCGGAAGATGTGGATGATGTAATCCTGGGTTGTGCGTTTCCCGAAGGCGAACAAGGATTGAACATGGCGCGCTCGGTTGTTCTGCGCGCGGGACTGCCGTACACGATTCCCGCGATGACGGTCAATCGCTATTGCTCGTCTGGCTTGCAGACGATCGCGCTCGCCGCGCAACAAATCATCGCGGGGTGGGGTGATGTGATTATTGCCGGCGGCGCGGAGACGATGAGTATGGTGCCGATGGCGGGCTTTCACTTTGCGCCGAACCCATACCTCGCGCAAGAATATCCCGGCGCGTACCTGGGCATGGGCTTGACCGCGGAAAATGTCGCGAGCCAGTACGGCGTCTCGCGCCAAGACCAGGATCAGTTCGCACTGCGAAGCCATCAACGCGCGACAGCGGCAATCGGCGCGGGCAAGTTTAAGGAAGAGACCGTGCCGCTCGACGTGAAAATCGTCGAAGTGAATAACGGCAAGGCGCAATCCCAGGAGTTTGTTTTTGACGTGGACGAAGGTCCGCGTCGTGACACGTCGCTCGATGCACTTGCCGCGCTCAAGCCCGCGTTTCAGCAAGGCGGCACGATCACGGCGGGCAACTCGTCGCAGATGAGTGATGGCGCGGCGGCGGTCGTCGTGATGGAACGCGGAAAAGCCGAATCACTCGGACTCGTACCACTCGTGCGCGTGCGATCCTACGCAGTCGGCGGCGTACAGCCGGAACTAATGGGCATCGGTCCGGTGGCAGCCATTCCGAAAGCGTTGAAACTCGCGGGACTCGACCTCAACGATATCAACCTCATCGAGTTGAACGAGGCGTTCGCGGCACAAGGACTCGCCGTCGTGCACGAACTCGAGATGGACGAGGAGCGCGTGAACGTCAACGGCGGCGCGATTGCACTGGGGCATCCTCTCGGCGCGACCGGCGCGAAACTGACGGTGCAGGTCATCGGCGAAATGAAACGGCGCAACGCGCAGTTCGGCATGGTGACGATGTGCATCGGTGGTGGAATGGGCGCGGCGGGAATTTTCGAGAATCTCGCGTAGCGCGATGGAGAGGTTGGGATTCGCTTCTTGAACTAGACCTGTCAGGTTTTGAAAACCTGACAGGTCTCGGATTCCAAATCTTTTCCCAAGGTCGGTAGTGACAATGTGCATCGGCGGCGCGCCAAGCGTGGGCGCGGCGCGAATTTTTGAGAACCTCGCCTAGCGCGATGGAGAGAAAAGGAAACCCGGAGACAGGTGACTGTCTCCGGGTTTTTTGTGGAGCGCCCATCACACACAGGCAATCTGGCGCGTTTGGTCGAGTCGTTTGCTCACACGGGCAGGGGCAAATCGGGGGAAACATGTGGAAGGATTTCATTGAATAATTTCAAACGTGTAACAAATGCAAGTACGGCAAGCAAATCCTCGCGCGTCAAATCTTCATAGTCCGCAAGGATTTCGTCTATGGTCATTCCCCCACTCATCAATTCAAGCATGGTTTCGACCGGGTAACGCTGACCCCGGATAACCGGTTTCCCATGACAAATCTGTGGGTCAATCGTAATTCGGTCAAGCAAGTTGAGCATACATCACCTTTCTATTTTTCTGCGACACTCGAAAGCAAATCACCGATTCTACGATGCGTCAACCGACTTCCGCCGAAAATTTCCAGCGCTAGAAATGAAAATCATCATTCCTAGGACACGTCAATCCTTCAGCGCCTCCAACAACGCCCTCGCCTCTTTCTTGCCTCCGTACCCCTGCTCGCCTCCAGGTCCGACGCACGAGGGACAGCCGTCCTCGCACTCGCATTGCAAAACCAGGTCGTATGCGCGCGCGATCAACTCGTCGTGCAGTTCAAACAAGCGCTCGCTGAAACCAATGCCCGCCGGGATTTGATCGTAAATCACAATCGTCGGCTTGCCCTCCGCCAGCGGCGATTGCGGATCGGAATGCACGCCAATGTCGCGCGCATCGCACATCAGGAATAGCGGCGCGAGATGACCGAGCGCGTGCGCGACCCCAGCAAGTCCACTGCGAATTCGCACCGCGAGTTCCGCGCGGCGATGACAGTTGTGGCACAGCGTCGTCAAATTCTCTAGGCGATTCGCTTCCGCGCGCGAGGCGAACGCGCGAAACGGAATACGATGATGCACATCGTGCACGCGCCCTTGCTCCGGCGCGCCGCAACCGGTGCAACGATAACGATCTCGCGCGCGCACGCGTTCGCGCAGCGCGTCCCAGTCGGGTCCGTAATCGTTCGGCGCGTTCGACCATAACCCCTCGTCGCGCAAGTGCGCGACCGTCGCATCGTCCACCGCGAGCCAGTAACCAGTCGTGTGCAGTTCGGTTGGCGGCAACATCACTTGCCCCGCGCCGAGATTTTCGTGCGTGAACCATTTGATTTTGCGATAACCGACAACCTGGGTCGTCACCGCGATCTCGCCGTGCGCTTTGGTCGCGCCATGCGTTTCCGCTTCCGCCAGTTTATCGAGCAGTTGAACCTGGGTTTCTTTTTGCGGGTCGGTGTAAAAATCCGCATCCGTCGGTTGTAAGCGCGCGATACCTTGATCGAGATCGAGTTGCTCGACGACGAACGATTGCCCCTCGTGCAAATAAATCGCTTGCGGATGCACCATCCACAATGCGCTCGCGCGATCCACCTCGCCGATGACCTCTCCCCGTCCCTCCCCTTCAGGGGAGGGTGCGGGAGGGGTTGCTTGCAACGCAATCGTCTCCGCCGATGCGCTCCGGAGTGAGATCGAATCGGACGGATATTGGTCCGCCATCCAAAAATATTTTTCACCCGATTGATGCAACGTGCCGGCATCGCGCAGAAATTCGAGAAACTCGCGCACTCTTGCCGCGTCCACGCGCCCAAACGATTCACCGTCACGAAACGGCATTTCGAACGCGGCGCATTTGAGATGCTGAAGCAGAATCAACAAATTGTCCGGGTTGATGAGCGCGGATTCCGGCGAACGCGCAAATACATAATCGGGATGATGCGCGAGAAATTGGTCGAGCGGATCGGCGGACGCGACGAGCACGGCGAGCGACACATCATCGCCACGACCCGCGCGCCCGGCTTGTTGGCGCGTCGCGGCAATCGTCCCCGGATAACCGACGAGCACCGCTGCGCTCATCCCACCGATGTCAATGCCCAGTTCGAGCGCGTTCGTCGCGACGACCACGCGCACCGAACCGTCGCGCAAGCCGCGCTCGATCTCGCGGCGTTGCGCGGGGAGATAGCCGGAGCGGTAGCCGCGAACTTCCTCACCCCCATCCCCCGCCTTCGGCACCCCCTTCCCCCTCTCCCGATTCAGTTCATCGGGAGAGGGGGAAGGGGGCTGGGGGGTTGAGGGTGAGGCAAGGTATCGCAACATCACCTCGACCGTGCGCCGCGCGCGCGCGAACACAATCGTCTGCGCATCGCGCTTGAGCAAATCCTGGGTCAGCGTCACACTTTCAAGCACAACACTGCGCCGAATGCCGACCGCACGATTCACAACTGGCGGATTGTAGATGACGAAATGTTTTTCGCCCTTTGCCGCGCCATCGTCGTCAAGCAACTCGACCGACTCTTCGATTAATCGCTCGGCGAGTTCTTGCGGATTCGCAATCGTCGCGGACGTAAGAATGAATTGCGGCGACGAACCGTAAAACGCAGAGACGCGTTTCAATCGTCGCATCACGTTCGCGACGTGCGAGCCGAACACGCCGCGATACGCGTGCATCTCGTCAATCACGACGAAACGCAGATTGCGAAAAAATTCCGCCCAGATCGTGTGGTGCGGCAGAATGCCGGTGTGAAGCATATCCGGATTGCTGACGATGATGCGCGCGTTTTTGCGAATCGTCGCGCGCGTGTGTTGCGGAGTGTCGCCGTCGTAGGTGGAAATTGGAAATTGGAAGTTGGAAGTTAGAAGCTGGAGGTTGGAGAGTTGATCTTGCGCCAACGCTTTCGTCGGAAATAGATACAACGCGCGCGCGGTTTCATCGCGCAGCAACGCGTCGAGCACCGGCAAGTTGTAGCAAAGCGTCTTGCCGCTCGCCGTGCCGGTGACGACGACGAGATGCTTGCCTGCGCGCGCGCGTTGCCACGCGGTCGCTTGATGCGTGTACAACGCGGTGATGCCGCGCGCGCGCAGCGACTCGACAAGCGCGGGATGTTCATCATCCGGGAACGCGACGAAACGCGCGGCGCGCGCGGGCTGGGTCTGCCACGCGGCGACATTCGGATTCGCGCGCAGCAAATTGATGAAAGTGAGCATGTCGGAATTGCGCATTTTTATCTTGGGACGACCAACACAGACAAACGCAGATCAATACAAATCACAGATAAACACAGATTGATTTTATCCGCGTTTATCCGCGTCCAATATTTTCCGTTTCACGCGTCGGATCGCGCAAGATGAATTGCAAGACGACGAGCGTGGCGATGCCGCCGAGCAACGCGGTTGCAAACGCGGCGGGATAACCGA
This is a stretch of genomic DNA from Chloroflexota bacterium. It encodes these proteins:
- a CDS encoding four helix bundle protein — translated: MGTRPTSFETWQATIPQRIRKNPLWNFVAYPKALFMYDLVWFDCEKLEKERRGRAIEEQIIRSAGSISANIEEGYGRGLGADYARFLKFALGSARETQGWYLRARHLLTDKVLDHRLALLDEIIALLVTTIAQQKSKRTK
- a CDS encoding LysM peptidoglycan-binding domain-containing protein — translated: MSLSSTQLSRVLFLIALVALALAFVPALITAAPSEQQPGSGGQYIYIVQPHDTLYSISRRFNTTVPALMTANNLLSEYIYVGQRLIIPTVPVTPPAPPPDFACKYTVAAKDTVFSIAYRYQVKWYQLMQANYLYSPLIFVGQTLNVPCRTPQPAPFPIYTVVAGDNLFRIAVKYETSIYAIALVNGIHNPHLIYVGQNLVVPYTGTVKYPPIPTITPTGTPGTPTPTITPGGPTLTPTPTTTTGAPAVVIMQNIAFLPPLVTIQRGASVRWENRDSVAHTVTSGTPGNLTGFFRANLSPGQVFTYTFGTPGTYPYFCEIHGAQMTASVTVQ
- a CDS encoding diguanylate cyclase, whose protein sequence is MNLTTSPYVFLYIITTFSTLIVATIAWQRRTVPGGLPMTLMLLAIAEWALCRVFELVALGVTAQVFWSKLQYIGSLSISVLLLIFTLEYSGKSAWVTRRNVACLLVIPTITVALAFTNEWHHLIWTSFTPSPAGMNILVYGHGPAFWLGVFAYPYTLTLIATLLLIRAAIWSHKIYQQRTFVLLLAIAVPWISNAVYIGMEGTLIGFDPNPIAFAIAGILATYALFRFGLLDLAPIARDALVEKMRDGVLVVDEQNRIVDTNPMFCQMLGCASSDLVGRPVFAVLPAWLTDALMRDVFETPTEIQANANQWFDVRISSLRDQHSKTAGHLVLIRDSTERHWAEQARQESETSYRGLFNSVAEAIYIQDREGHFLDVNDGALAMYGYPREFLIGQTPAVVAAPGKNDLEEIRRLVERAFEGEPQQFEFWGIRRNGEIFPKHVRLYPGTYFGQAVVIALAQDITERKRAEETLVETNVRLKQQIEEISRLHTELRALAIRDPLTQLFNRLYLNETLPRELARAARGGYSLGILMMDVDHFKDINDTFGHEAGDEALRTLATNIVTQVRASDIVCRYGGEELVCVLINASPDYTRQRAEEIRASIAALPIIRAEPSACVTLSIGVAMFPDHGATLKDILRAADDALYAAKAAGRNIVMMAR
- a CDS encoding 3-hydroxyacyl-CoA dehydrogenase/enoyl-CoA hydratase family protein, whose translation is MTHSINRVAVIGSGAMGGAIAAHFANAGYDAILLDIVPNKLTSDEESKGLTLAHPAVRNRIVNAGLDAVKKSRPAALFAPQLADRITVGNLEDHFDLLRDADWIIEVVVEHLKIKQDLMARIDAIRKLNSIISTNTSGIPIKDISANCSESFKQHFIGTHFFNPPRYLKLLEVIPGPETLPEVIAFVKEFGETALGKGVVVCKDRPNFVGNRLFAYAGMYAMQYAFDHGYAVNEVDDLTGPIIGHPKTASFRLADLVGNDVLLHVASNLYAAVPDDESREHLKPPEFLGEMVKRGWLGNKAKGGFYKEVRTKAGKEFHALDLKTFEYKPAEKIFYDSTTNAEMYDTLGERLRFIIAQEDRGAQFIWDTTAHYLAYAANRIPEIADDIVSVDNAIRWGFAHETGPFETWDALGVADTVARMEREGIQVAAWVKEMLATGHPSFYKDGQYYDPKSRGYCPLPTNPKVVLLRNQNVIQQNDGASLIDLGDGVACLEFHTKMNALDESIIEIAQAALDEVNQNFAGLVIGNQGEHFCAGANVMMIGLAANDQKWDEIDRIARALQGFLMATRYSAKPVVTAPFGYTFGGGAEVAMQGARTVAHGELYIGLVEVGMGLIPAGGGCKELLRRIVAPAMQTPNVDPLPFLQRVFETIGMAKVATSAEEARQMGFLGATDRIVMSRDQQIAEAKRMVLELVAHGYRPPMRGKIIYAAGERMLAALRIGIYSMVKGKYISEHDAKIGEKLAYVLCGGSLTAPTWVDEQYILDLEREAFISLCGEEKTRERIWHFLSTGKPLRN
- a CDS encoding acetyl-CoA C-acyltransferase, which produces MREAVIVSVARTAVGKAPRGKLRTTRPEDMGAAVVNAALQRAPALKPEDVDDVILGCAFPEGEQGLNMARSVVLRAGLPYTIPAMTVNRYCSSGLQTIALAAQQIIAGWGDVIIAGGAETMSMVPMAGFHFAPNPYLAQEYPGAYLGMGLTAENVASQYGVSRQDQDQFALRSHQRATAAIGAGKFKEETVPLDVKIVEVNNGKAQSQEFVFDVDEGPRRDTSLDALAALKPAFQQGGTITAGNSSQMSDGAAAVVVMERGKAESLGLVPLVRVRSYAVGGVQPELMGIGPVAAIPKALKLAGLDLNDINLIELNEAFAAQGLAVVHELEMDEERVNVNGGAIALGHPLGATGAKLTVQVIGEMKRRNAQFGMVTMCIGGGMGAAGIFENLA
- a CDS encoding DUF433 domain-containing protein; its protein translation is MLNLLDRITIDPQICHGKPVIRGQRYPVETMLELMSGGMTIDEILADYEDLTREDLLAVLAFVTRLKLFNEILPHVSPDLPLPV
- a CDS encoding right-handed parallel beta-helix repeat-containing protein, giving the protein MKKLVLLTLLAMYATSCSAPTPTAPAPTAIAIAPGGVAANTPTARPSATATEIAPTATNAPSATPTLEPTPTTTNTPIPTATLTPTPLPVREVAQCAEIWQPGYYKLVADIKTSGTRDCFPIQSHNVIFDCNNHVIEGKEARKDKKYEFYGFFVRKFNFPFLETPTNIEIKNCKIRYLRTGIFVGGGNNVYIHDNDLSNNRDDTDERRYGVFLGQADAGGLRLDTVNGGIVEKNITNNQAIGIDVRDSQNVIVRNNTAAVNSAWGINFINVQNSEISGNTLRDNIRWCTWGAGTVAPGCDAGGIILQTGSSNNVVRGNLVEGENGNGIFIKAHAVPCGDNNVIEGNRILNAKWNAIEFSFCKGNKVIGNEISGSYDAVWFGFSDGTEIRNNIITNMTNHGIISYNSRNTTVANNTIVNSREGIYFYWDTWDAKQFFFLTPSPDRYASRNNLIANNTLHDNAVAGIRMQDSVNNRLESNVLFRNGRDFQFMGRAEGNVIITPTPPPTPTATATFTPTLIPSATTAPTLTATPTLTPTNTLAPPTATKPAGVTPSPTIKR